A single Acropora palmata chromosome 5, jaAcrPala1.3, whole genome shotgun sequence DNA region contains:
- the LOC141880736 gene encoding N-acetyl-beta-glucosaminyl-glycoprotein 4-beta-N-acetylgalactosaminyltransferase 1-like isoform X1, which translates to MLSNQLLPYRRLKSLLWFFLVVVLLQLFLFVADQLKSKDTVLFRDCSALKSSECTGQHSDRRILSVPFAAVKLFTNFSTHGTFLGITRKREDSNKLEDTSKDWAFLDENTFNSTTKIITANKTEDAYSLLKYITRENGFVGKDVRSVEAQHHCKRLVNRSLLAGFLNVHEWYGWCGCAVDDLRRQPLFPFKPHLITRLGKFATEVTKRRNSGLRIFGYVHPPITGDFKFAISSADGSELWLSTDAYPRNARKIAYLGDPENQYAARTQFSEFTKRKSQISEKIRLEEGKAYFIEALQKHKNDENHVEVAWQLPGSEKLEIIQSQHISQYIDYSAEKTEIRARTFCICKNNPTLLLAYNKFMTQEKYDMRDNFHTRVDTLPHSAVSDVLPSCPYNPSYLVSKKLRENEAFKKGYVKLLRVYPDDKTDVNMSHDINNHISWGNEKLPKNEASLIVASYMKELQKRKGEMYVLKNIVNVEEKVDPGKGIRYLLELELKDTTKGRSVRLSEYVYRPHKDTTHLCYPEGFQWRRDTNITLVVTVKNYGPWIKFLISQLALIYKRGYDSNFFLVIVDFNSTDVDIFKLRENSDIKDRIAIIQKSTAFHKTKALNDGVAHVKDPNSIIFTTDLHITFPGNMFDEIRKHTIQGRSFYSPAVLKLKCGYSITHQQAYWEMMGYGLFGGYKTDWDRFGGMDAEKFTTRWGGEDWDLVDRAIGVNLEIERLRLPKFYHYYHDRASDWYEFARM; encoded by the exons ATGCTGAGTAATCAATTATTACCCTACCGCCGACTGAAATCTTTGTTATGGTTCTTTTTAGTTGTAGTtcttttgcagttatttttgttcGTTGCGGATCAACTAAAGTCGAAAGATACCGTCCTTTTTCGAGATTGCTCTGCGCTCAAAAGCTCAG AGTGCACCGGGCAACATAGTGACAGGAGAATTCTCAGTGTTCCTTTTGCTGCAGTCAAACTTTTTACGAACTTTTCTACTCACGGGACGTTCTTAGGaattacaagaaaaagagagGATTCAAACAAACTTGAAGATACATCCAAAGACTGGGCTTTTTTAGATGAAAATACATTTAATTCGACAACGAAAATTATTACTGCTAATAAAACTGAAGATGCGTACTCACTTCTCAAATACATCACACGGGAAAACGGCTTTGTTGGAAAAGATGTTAGAAGCGTTGAGGCACAACACCACTGCAAAAGGCTTGTCAACAGATCATTG CTTGCAGGTTTTCTCAATGTGCATGAGTGGTATGGTTGGTGTGGATGTGCAGTTGATGATCTGAGAAGGCAACCACTTTTCCCATTCAAACCCCAC TTGATTACTCGTCTCGGAAAGTTCGCTACAGAAGTAACGAAAAGAAGAAACAGCGGGCTAAGAATATTCGGCTACGTACACCCTCCAATAACAG gtgatttcaaatttgccatCAGTTCTGCGGATGGTTCAGAGCTGTGGTTGAGTACAGATGCTTATCCAAGGAATGCCAGGAAAATTGCGTATCTCGGAGAT CCTGAAAATCAATACGCCGCAAGGACACAATTCTCTGAATTTACgaaaagaaaatcacaaaTCTCCGAGAAAATCAG attgGAAGAGGGAAAAGCTTATTTTATTGAAGCTCTTCAAAAACATAAGAATGATGAGAATCATGTGGAAGTCGCG TGGCAGCTACCTGGGTCagaaaaattagaaataatCCAGTCGCAGCACATCTCTCAGTATATAG ATTATTCAGCTGAAAAGACTGAAATAAGGGCTCGGACATTTTGCATCTGCAAGAACAATCCAACTTTGCTATTGGCTTACAACAAG TTCATGACTCAAGAAAAGTACGACATGAGAGATAACTTTCATACGCGAGTTGATACTCTGCCACACTCTGCAGTCTCGGATGTTCTCCCATCATGTCCTTACAACCCTTCTTATCTGGTATCAAAAAAACTCCGCGAAAATGAAGCTTTTAAAAAAGGATAC GTAAAACTCCTTCGGGTTTACCCTGACGACAAGACGGACGTAAACATGTCACATGACATAAACAACCACATCAGCTGGGGAAACGAGAAACTTCCAAAAAAC gAAGCTTCGCTGATAGTGGCAAGCTACATGAAAGAACTACAAAAACGGAAAGG GGAAATGTACGTATTGAAGAATATAGTTAATGTCGAAGAAAAAGTTGACCCAGGGAAAGGAATTCGATATTTGTTGGAATTG gAACTAAAAGACACAACCAAAG GGCGTTCAGTTCGTTTATCAGAGTATGTTTACAGACCTCACAAAGACACAACACATCTGTGCTATCCAGAGGGTTTCCAGTGGAGAAGAGATACTAATATCACTTTGGTAGTCACAG TGAAAAACTATGGACCGTGGATTAAGTTTTTGATCAGCCAATTGGCTTTG atttataAGAGAGGCTACGATAGTAACTTCTTCCTGGTTATTGTGGATTTCAATAGCACTGATGTGGATATTTTTAAATTGCGGGAAAACAGCGACATAAAAGATAG GATTGCTATTATACAAAAATCTACTGCCTTTCACAAGACAAAGGCTTTGAATGACGGAGTCGCCCACGTTAAG GATCCCAACAGCATTATTTTTACCACCGATTTACACATCACTTTTCCAGGAAATATGTTTGATGAAATACGGAAA CATACAATTCAAGGGCGTAGTTTCTACTCGCCGGCAGTCCTAAAGCTGAAATGTGGTTACTCTATTACGCACCAACAAG CTTATTGGGAGATGATGGGTTATGGTTTATTTGGTGGCTACAAGACCGACTGGGACCGATTTGGAGGGATGGACGCAGAAAAGTTTACAACGAGATGGGGAGGAGAGGACTGGGATCTAGTAGATAG GGCCATCGGTGTTAATTTAGAGATTGAGAGATTACGTCTTCCGAAGTTTTACCATTACTACCATGACAGGGCGAGCGACTGGTACGAGTTCGCAAGAATGTGA
- the LOC141880736 gene encoding beta-1,4-N-acetylgalactosaminyltransferase 3-like isoform X2: MLSNQLLPYRRLKSLLWFFLVVVLLQLFLFVADQLKSKDTVLFRDCSALKSSECTGQHSDRRILSVPFAAVKLFTNFSTHGTFLGITRKREDSNKLEDTSKDWAFLDENTFNSTTKIITANKTEDAYSLLKYITRENGFVGKDVRSVEAQHHCKRLVNRSLLAGFLNVHEWYGWCGCAVDDLRRQPLFPFKPHLITRLGKFATEVTKRRNSGLRIFGYVHPPITGDFKFAISSADGSELWLSTDAYPRNARKIAYLGDPENQYAARTQFSEFTKRKSQISEKIRLEEGKAYFIEALQKHKNDENHVEVAWQLPGSEKLEIIQSQHISQYIDYSAEKTEIRARTFCICKNNPTLLLAYNKFMTQEKYDMRDNFHTRVDTLPHSAVSDVLPSCPYNPSYLVSKKLRENEAFKKGYEASLIVASYMKELQKRKGEMYVLKNIVNVEEKVDPGKGIRYLLELELKDTTKGRSVRLSEYVYRPHKDTTHLCYPEGFQWRRDTNITLVVTVKNYGPWIKFLISQLALIYKRGYDSNFFLVIVDFNSTDVDIFKLRENSDIKDRIAIIQKSTAFHKTKALNDGVAHVKDPNSIIFTTDLHITFPGNMFDEIRKHTIQGRSFYSPAVLKLKCGYSITHQQAYWEMMGYGLFGGYKTDWDRFGGMDAEKFTTRWGGEDWDLVDRAIGVNLEIERLRLPKFYHYYHDRASDWYEFARM, encoded by the exons ATGCTGAGTAATCAATTATTACCCTACCGCCGACTGAAATCTTTGTTATGGTTCTTTTTAGTTGTAGTtcttttgcagttatttttgttcGTTGCGGATCAACTAAAGTCGAAAGATACCGTCCTTTTTCGAGATTGCTCTGCGCTCAAAAGCTCAG AGTGCACCGGGCAACATAGTGACAGGAGAATTCTCAGTGTTCCTTTTGCTGCAGTCAAACTTTTTACGAACTTTTCTACTCACGGGACGTTCTTAGGaattacaagaaaaagagagGATTCAAACAAACTTGAAGATACATCCAAAGACTGGGCTTTTTTAGATGAAAATACATTTAATTCGACAACGAAAATTATTACTGCTAATAAAACTGAAGATGCGTACTCACTTCTCAAATACATCACACGGGAAAACGGCTTTGTTGGAAAAGATGTTAGAAGCGTTGAGGCACAACACCACTGCAAAAGGCTTGTCAACAGATCATTG CTTGCAGGTTTTCTCAATGTGCATGAGTGGTATGGTTGGTGTGGATGTGCAGTTGATGATCTGAGAAGGCAACCACTTTTCCCATTCAAACCCCAC TTGATTACTCGTCTCGGAAAGTTCGCTACAGAAGTAACGAAAAGAAGAAACAGCGGGCTAAGAATATTCGGCTACGTACACCCTCCAATAACAG gtgatttcaaatttgccatCAGTTCTGCGGATGGTTCAGAGCTGTGGTTGAGTACAGATGCTTATCCAAGGAATGCCAGGAAAATTGCGTATCTCGGAGAT CCTGAAAATCAATACGCCGCAAGGACACAATTCTCTGAATTTACgaaaagaaaatcacaaaTCTCCGAGAAAATCAG attgGAAGAGGGAAAAGCTTATTTTATTGAAGCTCTTCAAAAACATAAGAATGATGAGAATCATGTGGAAGTCGCG TGGCAGCTACCTGGGTCagaaaaattagaaataatCCAGTCGCAGCACATCTCTCAGTATATAG ATTATTCAGCTGAAAAGACTGAAATAAGGGCTCGGACATTTTGCATCTGCAAGAACAATCCAACTTTGCTATTGGCTTACAACAAG TTCATGACTCAAGAAAAGTACGACATGAGAGATAACTTTCATACGCGAGTTGATACTCTGCCACACTCTGCAGTCTCGGATGTTCTCCCATCATGTCCTTACAACCCTTCTTATCTGGTATCAAAAAAACTCCGCGAAAATGAAGCTTTTAAAAAAGGATAC gAAGCTTCGCTGATAGTGGCAAGCTACATGAAAGAACTACAAAAACGGAAAGG GGAAATGTACGTATTGAAGAATATAGTTAATGTCGAAGAAAAAGTTGACCCAGGGAAAGGAATTCGATATTTGTTGGAATTG gAACTAAAAGACACAACCAAAG GGCGTTCAGTTCGTTTATCAGAGTATGTTTACAGACCTCACAAAGACACAACACATCTGTGCTATCCAGAGGGTTTCCAGTGGAGAAGAGATACTAATATCACTTTGGTAGTCACAG TGAAAAACTATGGACCGTGGATTAAGTTTTTGATCAGCCAATTGGCTTTG atttataAGAGAGGCTACGATAGTAACTTCTTCCTGGTTATTGTGGATTTCAATAGCACTGATGTGGATATTTTTAAATTGCGGGAAAACAGCGACATAAAAGATAG GATTGCTATTATACAAAAATCTACTGCCTTTCACAAGACAAAGGCTTTGAATGACGGAGTCGCCCACGTTAAG GATCCCAACAGCATTATTTTTACCACCGATTTACACATCACTTTTCCAGGAAATATGTTTGATGAAATACGGAAA CATACAATTCAAGGGCGTAGTTTCTACTCGCCGGCAGTCCTAAAGCTGAAATGTGGTTACTCTATTACGCACCAACAAG CTTATTGGGAGATGATGGGTTATGGTTTATTTGGTGGCTACAAGACCGACTGGGACCGATTTGGAGGGATGGACGCAGAAAAGTTTACAACGAGATGGGGAGGAGAGGACTGGGATCTAGTAGATAG GGCCATCGGTGTTAATTTAGAGATTGAGAGATTACGTCTTCCGAAGTTTTACCATTACTACCATGACAGGGCGAGCGACTGGTACGAGTTCGCAAGAATGTGA
- the LOC141880735 gene encoding uncharacterized protein LOC141880735 isoform X2 has protein sequence MEFPFVSKISRENQKLLLETFEMIKSGDLANADFQKLKSIQEIKAMVVTEQEEFQKFVYNHAKVNHYLFNFIHPDVWDTLKSEMERKYKASVGKYPKRYCLHETIGLAVGAVYKSGAVLIFEQTLQQTGSVPLLKLPKDDGIILTPEFLATKDKEIQQKEVTEMDHKVVSEDPLAARLARKHKVDIVISSSGFSTLLDNQPPDYKTQWQLPITVRRQQEDQNQVVGQKVVFIDKPLPPQSFCPRAVNWKFYKQALRKMTCVKPREENAENCNDRKASVDSDLGREGAVDLQVKSESCGSERTLIQEFASTRTATPSRKRLADSGEGQGNELKKTKVAKSNLDDKTGGKEGASSKKYFVYNLWKFGNLRVLIRCSMDAHRANSEKTNSFTFFSVLPKLEYQLTFGHERLTYSETAQMWLHCYLRPQTKLICGRFNVFSSELLRIDELSLCDVLQHGTGFNPAQGMKLAFQVFQALKRLPESHYILSHKCSEMHACLYKSQRLLGSSAPKSSFDLQKEKSPVINNYTEAEIPWVAIDCNLFLPWQIHEKRIPCTFPSVPEKELALILKNEKESPPKKKKKKKSKKKTGQAKRIASDNCNPQATSKQISISEREGTSSNQKAQGQTSQGVKRPNRKSIDKSRLLATFYDVKPAEKESEVFAVARRSSGPVTYDDVDF, from the exons ATGGAATTCccctttgtttcaaaaatcAGCCGTGAGAATCAGAAACTGCTTTTGGAGACATTTGAGATGATCAAATCTGGGGATCTTGCAAATGCAGATTttcagaaattgaaaagtattCAG GAAATAAAGGCAATGGTGGTAACAGAGCAAGAAGAATTCCAAAAGTTTGTTTACAACCATGCAAAGGTCAATCACTATCTGTTCAACTTTATTCACCCTGATGTCTGGGATACTCTTAAG TCAGAGATGGAGAGAAAATATAAAGCAAGCGTTGGAAAATATCCT AAAAGGTATTGCTTGCATGAGACCATTGGCCTGGCAGTTGGGGCTGTGTACAAATCAGGCGCTGTGCTGATTTTTGAACAAACCTTACAGCAAACC gGGAGCGTCCCATTGCTAAAATTACCAAAAGATGACGGCATCATACTGACTCCAGAATTCTTAGcaacaaaagacaaagaaatacaGCAAAAGGAAGTAACTGAAATGGATCACAAG GTCGTTAGTGAAGATCCACTAGCAGCAAGACTGGCCAGAAAACACAAGGTCGATATTGTGATCTCATCCAGTGGATTCAGTACTCTCCTGGACAATCAGCCGCCAGATTACAAAACACAGTGGCAGCTGCCCATCACTGTTCGGCGACAACAAG AAGACCAAAATCAAGTTGTTGGCCAAAAAGTCGTTTTTATCGACAAACCGCTTCCTCCTCAAAGCTTCTGTCCCCGCGCAGTAAACTGGAAGTTCTACAAACAGGCGTTGCGGAAGATGACCTGCGTGAAACCACGCGAGGAGAACGCGGAAAATTGTAACGATAGAAAAGCAAGCGTGGATTCAGATTTGGGACGAGAAGGTGCAGTCGACTTGCAAGTTAAATCAGAATCTTGTGGATCAGAGAGAACTTTGATACAAGAATTCGCGTCAACAAGGACAGCGACCCCAAGCAGAAAGAGGTTAGCAGATAGCGGGGAAGGCCAAGGAAACGAACTGAAAAAAACCAAAGTAGCAAAATCGAACCTTGACGACAAAACGGGCGGCAAGGAAGGCGCTTCGTCCAAGAAGTACTTCGTGTACAACTTATGGAAATTCGGGAATCTGAGAGTACTAATTCGCTGCAGCATGGATGCGCACAGAGCTAACTCTGAAAAAACCAACTCCTTCACGTTTTTTAGCGTCCTTCCAAAGCTCGAGTATCAGCTGACATTTGGACACGAAAGACTGACGTACTCTGAGACTGCCCAGATGTGGCTCCATTGTTACCTTCGCCCGCAAACTAAACTAATCTGTGGGCGGTTCAACGTCTTTTCGTCTGAACTGCTTCGGATTGACGAACTAAGCTTGTGTGACGTTTTACAACATGGAACAGGCTTCAATCCTGCTCAAGGAATGAAACTGGCTTTTCAAGTATTTCAAGCTCTCAAACGTCTTCCGGAATCGCATTATATATTATCGCACAAATGCAGCGAAATGCACGCTTGTTTGTACAAGTCACAGCGGTTACTTGGGAGTTCAGCTCCCAAGTCATCGTTCGATCTTCAGAAGGAGAAATCGCctgtaataaataattacacCGAGGCTGAAATCCCCTGGGTCGCTATCGATTGTAACTTGTTCCTACCATGGCAAATTCACGAGAAGAGAATCCCTTGCACCTTTCCGTCCGTCCCAGAGAAAGAGTTGGCGTTGATTTTAAAGAATGAGAAGGAATCGCCcccaaagaagaaaaaaaagaagaaaagcaaaaagaagaCAGGACAAGCAAAACGAATTGCCAGCGACAATTGTAATCCGCAAGCTACAAGCAAGCAAATAAGTATATCGGAACGGGAAGGTACTTCTTCAAACCAGAAGGCTCAAGGCCAGACGTCACAGGGAGTAAAACGTCCGAACCGGAAGTCTATTGATAAGAGCCGATTACTTGCTACTTTCTACGACGTAAAGCCGGCTGAAAAAGAGAGTGAAGTATTTGCAGTGGCTAGGCGGTCATCTGGGCCTGTCACATACGACGATGTTGACTTTTAA
- the LOC141880735 gene encoding uncharacterized protein LOC141880735 isoform X1, with amino-acid sequence MGTKSSSNLDKVFFSQENYKKFSCLPSLVEFLRKHLNSSTRGEDGSPVDSRSDPPIAKVTNSSGNGTDGGSNRNNEGKRSYSLSTSLSPEMEFPFVSKISRENQKLLLETFEMIKSGDLANADFQKLKSIQEIKAMVVTEQEEFQKFVYNHAKVNHYLFNFIHPDVWDTLKSEMERKYKASVGKYPKRYCLHETIGLAVGAVYKSGAVLIFEQTLQQTGSVPLLKLPKDDGIILTPEFLATKDKEIQQKEVTEMDHKVVSEDPLAARLARKHKVDIVISSSGFSTLLDNQPPDYKTQWQLPITVRRQQEDQNQVVGQKVVFIDKPLPPQSFCPRAVNWKFYKQALRKMTCVKPREENAENCNDRKASVDSDLGREGAVDLQVKSESCGSERTLIQEFASTRTATPSRKRLADSGEGQGNELKKTKVAKSNLDDKTGGKEGASSKKYFVYNLWKFGNLRVLIRCSMDAHRANSEKTNSFTFFSVLPKLEYQLTFGHERLTYSETAQMWLHCYLRPQTKLICGRFNVFSSELLRIDELSLCDVLQHGTGFNPAQGMKLAFQVFQALKRLPESHYILSHKCSEMHACLYKSQRLLGSSAPKSSFDLQKEKSPVINNYTEAEIPWVAIDCNLFLPWQIHEKRIPCTFPSVPEKELALILKNEKESPPKKKKKKKSKKKTGQAKRIASDNCNPQATSKQISISEREGTSSNQKAQGQTSQGVKRPNRKSIDKSRLLATFYDVKPAEKESEVFAVARRSSGPVTYDDVDF; translated from the exons ATGGGTACCAAAAG TTCATCAAATTTGGACAAAGTATTCTTCAGTCAGGaaaattacaagaaattttcatgtttacCATCATTGGTGGAGTTTCTAAGAAAACATCTTAACTCTTCTACCAGAGGAGAGGATGGTAGCCCAGTTGACTCAAGAAGTGATCCTCCTATAGCTAAAGTCACGAATAGTTCAGGAAATGGTACTGACGGAGGAAGCAATAGGAACAATGAAGGCAAAAGATCTTACAGTCTTTCAACTAGTCTTTCTCCTGAAATGGAATTCccctttgtttcaaaaatcAGCCGTGAGAATCAGAAACTGCTTTTGGAGACATTTGAGATGATCAAATCTGGGGATCTTGCAAATGCAGATTttcagaaattgaaaagtattCAG GAAATAAAGGCAATGGTGGTAACAGAGCAAGAAGAATTCCAAAAGTTTGTTTACAACCATGCAAAGGTCAATCACTATCTGTTCAACTTTATTCACCCTGATGTCTGGGATACTCTTAAG TCAGAGATGGAGAGAAAATATAAAGCAAGCGTTGGAAAATATCCT AAAAGGTATTGCTTGCATGAGACCATTGGCCTGGCAGTTGGGGCTGTGTACAAATCAGGCGCTGTGCTGATTTTTGAACAAACCTTACAGCAAACC gGGAGCGTCCCATTGCTAAAATTACCAAAAGATGACGGCATCATACTGACTCCAGAATTCTTAGcaacaaaagacaaagaaatacaGCAAAAGGAAGTAACTGAAATGGATCACAAG GTCGTTAGTGAAGATCCACTAGCAGCAAGACTGGCCAGAAAACACAAGGTCGATATTGTGATCTCATCCAGTGGATTCAGTACTCTCCTGGACAATCAGCCGCCAGATTACAAAACACAGTGGCAGCTGCCCATCACTGTTCGGCGACAACAAG AAGACCAAAATCAAGTTGTTGGCCAAAAAGTCGTTTTTATCGACAAACCGCTTCCTCCTCAAAGCTTCTGTCCCCGCGCAGTAAACTGGAAGTTCTACAAACAGGCGTTGCGGAAGATGACCTGCGTGAAACCACGCGAGGAGAACGCGGAAAATTGTAACGATAGAAAAGCAAGCGTGGATTCAGATTTGGGACGAGAAGGTGCAGTCGACTTGCAAGTTAAATCAGAATCTTGTGGATCAGAGAGAACTTTGATACAAGAATTCGCGTCAACAAGGACAGCGACCCCAAGCAGAAAGAGGTTAGCAGATAGCGGGGAAGGCCAAGGAAACGAACTGAAAAAAACCAAAGTAGCAAAATCGAACCTTGACGACAAAACGGGCGGCAAGGAAGGCGCTTCGTCCAAGAAGTACTTCGTGTACAACTTATGGAAATTCGGGAATCTGAGAGTACTAATTCGCTGCAGCATGGATGCGCACAGAGCTAACTCTGAAAAAACCAACTCCTTCACGTTTTTTAGCGTCCTTCCAAAGCTCGAGTATCAGCTGACATTTGGACACGAAAGACTGACGTACTCTGAGACTGCCCAGATGTGGCTCCATTGTTACCTTCGCCCGCAAACTAAACTAATCTGTGGGCGGTTCAACGTCTTTTCGTCTGAACTGCTTCGGATTGACGAACTAAGCTTGTGTGACGTTTTACAACATGGAACAGGCTTCAATCCTGCTCAAGGAATGAAACTGGCTTTTCAAGTATTTCAAGCTCTCAAACGTCTTCCGGAATCGCATTATATATTATCGCACAAATGCAGCGAAATGCACGCTTGTTTGTACAAGTCACAGCGGTTACTTGGGAGTTCAGCTCCCAAGTCATCGTTCGATCTTCAGAAGGAGAAATCGCctgtaataaataattacacCGAGGCTGAAATCCCCTGGGTCGCTATCGATTGTAACTTGTTCCTACCATGGCAAATTCACGAGAAGAGAATCCCTTGCACCTTTCCGTCCGTCCCAGAGAAAGAGTTGGCGTTGATTTTAAAGAATGAGAAGGAATCGCCcccaaagaagaaaaaaaagaagaaaagcaaaaagaagaCAGGACAAGCAAAACGAATTGCCAGCGACAATTGTAATCCGCAAGCTACAAGCAAGCAAATAAGTATATCGGAACGGGAAGGTACTTCTTCAAACCAGAAGGCTCAAGGCCAGACGTCACAGGGAGTAAAACGTCCGAACCGGAAGTCTATTGATAAGAGCCGATTACTTGCTACTTTCTACGACGTAAAGCCGGCTGAAAAAGAGAGTGAAGTATTTGCAGTGGCTAGGCGGTCATCTGGGCCTGTCACATACGACGATGTTGACTTTTAA
- the LOC141880737 gene encoding major facilitator superfamily domain-containing protein 12-like, with protein MKRSRNCCCAVEQNSVNKTDKLSIGQRFCFGVGHILNDLVANAWFSYLIIYLTKVARLSNSHTGLVAMLGQVTDGICTPITAILNDKTVCRYGRRKIWHLIGSVCVCLTFPLLFTRLLGNEASDTLKLVYYIGVAAFFQFGWGCVQISHLSLIPEIASRETDKVELNAIRSALRFVCGIFVFGVTWILLRKSSEDNISPATWKQFMYLALIIVGTGIVFNVIFHVGIKEPPSEALKRWLDEHKNGKQKRNKSDRNESEQSALLTQVVYQPSAARRTSGTSESVFIALGQRKGNSENHSEGGTVKEESEIGINSVRTINSSEELEIINRSAVPGKGKTRTQWLRSPGLYKMGVVYICTRLYVNISQSYLPLYLTETMRFEKESIAYFPLVVLITGVLASVAVKPLNKNLGSKITFCVGALIAIGASVWFFAQNVETRTAIYATAILMGSGGSIMLVTSLSLIATLIGHDKKSGAFVYGVIGFFDKVFSGAIFKIIQDLNPQDDQRGECRTCHEYVRRVQSLVPGVAAVVGLLCVLVFFESIFVCKKRATMVDAEIQVDFDENMDGYQDCDASSSGIDTVSIIGKPSVEHLDLASSENRECERTCNRSIEDRNITLTPSSPSAIESYVAMRLASTNLPSPIFDRRTVL; from the exons ATGAAACGAAGTAGAAATTGTTGTTGCGCGGTGGAGCAAAATTCAGTGAATAAAACCGACAAGCTCTCTATCGGTCAGAGGTTTTGTTTCGGCGTTGGACATATTTTGAATGACCTCGTTGCAAATGCATGGTTCAGCTACCTTATAATTTATCTGACTAAGGTGGCTCGATTGTCGAACAGTCACACCGGTCTTGTTGCCATGTTGGGACAAGTTACTGATGGCATTTGTACACCGATTACCGCAATTCTCAACGATAAGACAGTTTGCCGCTACGGAAGAAGGAAGATTTGGCATCTTATTGGCTCAGTTTGTGTCTGCCTCACCTTCCCGCTGCTTTTTACTCGTTTACTTGGGAACGAAGCCAGTGATACTCTGAAGCTTGTATATTATATTGGAGTGGCTGCCTTTTTCCAGTTTGGTTGGGGATGTGTTCAAATTAGCCATCTTTCATTAATTCCAGAGATCGCGAGTAGAGAAACAGATAAAGTTGAATTGAACGCGATAAG ATCTGCATTAAGATTTGTTTGTGGAATTTTTGTGTTTGGGGTGACGTGGATTTTACTAAGAAAAAGTTCCGAAGACAATATTTCTCCTGCCACGTGGAAGCAATTCATG TATTTGGCGTTGATAATTGTCGGTACCGGAATTGTTTTCAACGTCATTTTCCATGTTGGAATCAAAGAGCCGCCCTCAGAGGCACTTAAGCGGTGGTTGGATGAACACAAGAATGGAAAACAGAAACGCAATAAGTCGGATCGGAATGAAAGTGAACAAAGTG CCCTCCTCACGCAAGTTGTTTACCAACCCTCCGCGGCAAGAAGAACAAGTGGAACTTCAGAATCCGTTTTTATAGCTTTGGGtcaaaggaaaggaaattcTGAGAATCATTCGGAAGGTGGAACGGTAAAAGAGGAATCTGAGATCGGCATAAATAGCGTAAGAACAATTAACAGCTCTGAGGAGCTCGAGATCATCAACAGAAGTGCTGTTCCtgggaaaggaaaaacaagaacGCAATGGCTACGGAGTCCTGGGCTGTATAAG ATGGGTGTTGTCTATATCTGCACTCGCTTGTACGTAAACATTTCACAGTCTTACCTACCACTGTACCTTACGGAGACAATGCGATTTGAAAAG gaATCCATCGCATATTTCCCTCTAGTCGTACTCATCACAGGAGTTTTAGCAAGCGTAGCTGTGAAGCCATTGAACAAGAATCTTGGAAGTAAG ATCACATTCTGTGTTGGTGCCTTGATTGCAATTGGTGCAAGTGTCTGGTTCTTTGCTCAAAACGTTGAGACCAGAACAGCTATATATGCGACTGCTATTCTTATGGGCAGCGGAGGCTCCATAATGTTAGTGACGTCACTTTCCTTGATCGCAACGCTCATTGGACACGACAAG AAATCTGGGGCTTTTGTGTATGGTGTTATTGGATTTTTCGACAAAGTGTTTAGCggcgccattttcaaaatcatccAAGACTTAAATCCACAAGATGACCAAAG ggGTGAGTGTCGCACGTGCCATGAATATGTTCGTCGCGTGCAAAGTTTGGTTCCAGGCGTCGCAGCTGTGGTCGGGCTTCTCTgtgttttggtgtttttcgAATCGATCTTCGTGTGCAAGAAAAGAG CCACAATGGTAGACGCTGAAATCCAAGTGGACTTCGACGAAAACATGGACGGCTACCAGGACTGTGATGCATCCTCAAGTGGGATAGACACAGTGTCCATTATCGGAAAACCGAGCGTAGAGCATTTAGATTTAGCAAGCTCGGAAAACCGAGAGTGCGAAAGAACTTGCAATAGATCGATCGAGGACAGGAACATTACATTAACACCATCATCACCAAGCGCAATAGAGAGTTATGTGGCGATGAGACTTGCCTCAACGAATCTTCCTTCGCCCATTTTTGACCGAAGGACGGTGCTGTGA